The Arachis hypogaea cultivar Tifrunner chromosome 16, arahy.Tifrunner.gnm2.J5K5, whole genome shotgun sequence genome contains a region encoding:
- the LOC112754531 gene encoding uncharacterized protein gives MPQVDLETLVSACAGGSTDRKITCESLATADEDADAHIYPPEPHPDSPPESFWLSRDEEYDWWDRNAVYERKDSTKGNSNSNSNSTNLNPNVNANNTNSNSQRFSLNIKSKAAIIGLPKPQKPSFVDSKHRRNHKLGNSGLFPKRSSSVAKSESSLNEPSSPKVSCMGRVRSKRDRNRRLRNSRRSSSVAENEKPARTRKKLGFFESFRAIFRTGRRDKPDRKPVSFPGADSSAENSTVIEASSKARPRRSTDRMTDASFAESVTRNSVSEGEPPGLGGMMRFASGRRSKSWVAGEPEIHVAQ, from the coding sequence ATGCCACAGGTTGATTTGGAAACACTCGTTTCAGCCTGCGCCGGCGGGTCCACCGACCGCAAAATCACCTGCGAGTCCCTAGCCACCGCCGACGAAGACGCCGACGCCCATATTTATCCTCCGGAGCCTCACCCTGATTCGCCGCCGGAGTCATTTTGGCTCTCCAGAGACGAAGAATACGACTGGTGGGACCGCAACGCCGTCTATGAGCGCAAGGATTCCACAAAAGGAAACTCAAACTCCAATTCCAATTCCACCAACCTGAATCCTAACGTCAACGCCAACAACACCAACTCCAACTCGCAGAGATTCTCTCTTAACATCAAATCCAAGGCAGCAATCATTGGCCTTCCGAAGCCTCAGAAACCTAGCTTCGTCGACTCCAAGCACCGTCGCAACCACAAGTTAGGAAACTCCGGGCTGTTTCCAAAGCGGAGCTCCTCCGTCGCTAAATCGGAGTCATCGCTCAACGAACCATCGTCGCCCAAGGTGTCTTGCATGGGAAGGGTTAGATCCAAGCGCGATCGTAATCGAAGGTTGAGAAACTCCCGGAGATCCTCCTCCGTCGCCGAAAACGAGAAACCGGCCAGAACACGCAAAAAACTCGGTTTCTTCGAGAGTTTCCGCGCAATTTTCCGCACGGGTCGAAGAGATAAACCAGACAGAAAACCCGTTTCTTTTCCGGGTGCGGATTCATCCGCGGAGAATAGCACGGTTATTGAGGCGTCGTCGAAGGCGCGGCCACGGCGTAGCACGGATAGGATGACTGACGCGTCGTTTGCGGAGTCAGTCACGCGAAATAGCGTGTCGGAGGGTGAACCGCCTGGTTTGGGAGGAATGATGCGGTTCGCGTCAGGAAGGAGGTCCAAGTCGTGGGTAGCCGGTGAGCCCGAGATCCACGTGGCGCAGTAA